The Arachis ipaensis cultivar K30076 chromosome B03, Araip1.1, whole genome shotgun sequence region ACTGTGGATGTACTTTTTGGCTATGCAATTTGATTGGATATACCTCTGCAAAAATATTATGCCTTAAGAGTTTTTTCTCCCATCTTTTGGGTCGAACAATCAGGGTTTTATAGAATTATTGATGGGCCATTCTGTTATCATGTTTGTCTCTCTAGTCTGTTACTGTTCTGCTTAGCATATGAAGAGTTACTCATAATGTTGCGTGCTCTGGCTTTAACTCTCACTTTATACAGGGGTTTGTAACCATGCTTTTCACTTCCATTGCATTAGTCGTTGGCTCAAGACCCGTCAAGTATGTCCTCTAGGTATGTGGGCCTAATTATTTTTACCCTATATGTTTGTGCTGCTATGGAACTCAAAAACTGCACCTCTTGCTGAATGCTGACCTTATCTTTCTGTTCTGGTACAGATAACAGTGAGTGGGAATTTCAGAAATATGGTCACTAGAAGCCTTGTCATGGTTGAGTTCCATGGACATATGTGGACCATCTATCCTTAAGTTTTTGAATATTTACATCTCCTGTTtgctattttattttgcttgttcaCTTGATATATTATCTCAAGAAAGCCATTTGTCTAATGGAATTTGGTCTACTTGGACGGATAAGCATGTAAAGCTGATTAATGTGAGTAATGCTATAGTGCATTATACCTTTCAATGAAGAGGGAAGATTGCTTCTTTTATAATAGACAAAGTTGCCAANNNNNNNNNNNNNNNNNNNNNNNNNNNNNNNNNNNNNNNNNNNNNNNNNNNNNNNNNNNNNNNNNNNNNNNNNNNNNNNNNNNNNNNNNNNNNNNNNNNNNNNNNNNNNNNNNNNNNNNNNNNNNNNCATGTGCAATACACGTTCTCTACAAATTTATTGAAAATCTTCCTACTTTATCAAATTTTACTCTTCACCAAAGAATTTCCCAGTAATGTTAATATTTATGCAATTCACTTACTCAATTTTCCTTGTTTGTTATTTTCTGTTAGCTTGCATTTTAGTCTCCCTACTTGTGCATCAATTTTTATTCTCATTCTAGCATGTTTGCACTGTCAGTTAGTACCATATGCTCTATGCATAGATAGTTTCTTATGATCTATTTCTCGTGGAGGGATAACGTTTATACTTTTTTGCTCTCAAACGTTGAATGCACCTTCTTCAGTTCGATTGTTGTGTTGATGATTGTTCTCCAATTTTTCTGCGTGGTCTTGACTCTGGTAAGTGCTTTCACAAGATCTTTGAAAATGCTACGACGTGTTACCACATAGTGAGTGACATTTTTATCATAACTAACATTACTTCACacatttttttaactaataaaaagGAAACGGAAAGATGAATTTCATTTATTTGCTTTGTAAGTTGGGCGATGTTACATATAATCTCTATTGATTTGTAAGATTATATGCAAATTTCTCTTGAAAATTGATGATATTATATTCAACAgtcaattttctttttctttaagaaaAGTATGATATTGATATTTTATAAGAGGGGTAATAGTGGGTTTTTAAGGAAGTTGAGATCAATTTTACTAAAACTCAAGAGAAGACTAGTGTAATTTATTAATATCAGGGTTTATGTTTAGTTTCTAAGCATGTAAACTGAAATGTAAACTGAAATGTCGTTAATACCCTTTGGGGGGGGGGGTTGGTTTGAAAGTTGGAAGTGCTTCTATGGACTATCCATTTGAATATAcaattcacttttatttttaagtaTACTATAAAATTAGAATCAATGTAAATATACCAAAGTATAGTGATTTATATTTTGAAGGAGATTAGATATTGTAAATGACCACTATCAATAGAGTTAAAGGCTAATCCAGACAAAAGTTGAAGCGCACCTCAGTTCACATGTAAAACTTACCTGCGCTAAATTTTTTCGGATTAAAACGAGAAGAATTAAAACGAGATTTTCAGTATTAAAACTTACCTGCGCTAAGTTTTGTACTCTTTTAGATTAAATTTGCGTGTTTTGTGGTTAACAATAAGAATAATTGAAACGAGATTTTACGTTCTTCTATGTTATAGGCATTGGTGAATCTCTTGTAAATCATCATCctaatctttgattttttttttttttgaaaaaaaaaactgcgCTAGATCCAGATGTCTTAAACTCTTAGTTAGGCATAATTCCATATTGTAACTCTAAGTAAACCAAGAAGCTCTAATAGCCAATCAAATATTGCGTATATATGTATTTAACTTAGTTAATTAAGAGCAGTTCTTTTTGCTAGGTACCTATGCTACATGGTCCCTAAGTTGAATTACCAGAGGTTTAGGTAGAGTAGTGCCCGTTATAAACTTATAATATGATGAAGTAGTCAAATTTCTACACTGCTTAATTGTATTTGATTTTGGTCCCAGCTACTTAAATTATATTTGATTGAAAGGCGATTACTCTTGATAATGAAAATGACTTCGGACTAAATATAATTAGATTATTTGTTTTCTGTTAAGAACTTAGTATAAAATAAGAAATTATTTCACTAATAATTACTACTACAAATTGTTCTGGGGCTCATTCATCGTTAAAATTGAGGTCAGCACTAAtctattatatatctctaattttaaggccaaaatgtgtcacatgtcactctctcattgcaattgaaattaaatcttttcctCTAAAATCAAAgaactctcctctcttctctcttcctttctctatctctctcatttcttcactcattctatctctcttatatatcattatcaatgactaattacgaatttgacaatcaaaatatacaaCATAACATTCTCTAattgtatttaaattaaattaaaattaaaattgaaatactaaaattaaaatatagctatattatatattatatttatatatctattatatattactaattttaaggccaaaatatgccacatgtcactccctcattgcaattgaaatcaaatctttctcttcaaaattaaaaaactctcccctcttctcttgataacgaatgttaaaattaagtaaaaaaattaaactctttcatttgaaaataataactaaaaaatttattatttaattttgtttaagatTATGGTCTTCTTAGCCGACAGGGACTTTTGTCTCTTAATaccattttataaaaatatatagttTAATACTATAAATTTTTCGTGTCATAATCTATAATATCAagacttatgtaattttaaaaaaCTTATATTTTCATAATAGTATTACGGGTAAAAATACTAGTATGGATATAATTAATTCGTTTTTTGACAAGCTGATTTTCCTGATAATCAAATCGTTGGTAAAGTTGAAAGAACATTGATAAGGGTTGGGAAAGAAGAAACACGAACACAAAGTGTGTTTTTTTCTTGAAGAGGAAGGATACACtaaattattgttattgttcATGAATTGTTGAATTGttcaaattgaatttttttttcggtATTCAGGAATTGAAGGAGCGTTTCAAGAAGTTGAAGATGATGAAAAGgaggataatttaaaaatttagtgATTTTCATAgaatcaataaaaattttaagtacGAATAATTTTGTTAGTTGGAATTCATTTTTGATGAATATAAGATGAATGTAATTCTTTTAGGTAAAATTTTAAAACTGATCGGTTATCGAAGtgttctaattattaatttacttattCAATTGTGGTTCAattgaaataattattttataatcaaataataaataaatacactaaaataaattataatttaatataaattttaaaatatcatctaaattaaaaatttatatcaATCACAATATTATAATCTCAtttaaatacaaactcaaaaattaaataacaaaaaaaaaaaaaaaaaaacaacccaTGAAATATTAACATCAAAAtttgtcatcaatcatcaaaatttaCAAAATCTTAGATATcatctttacttttatttttatcacTTAGACCAAAAAAATCAAGTGATATAATATAAaacttattattattactattactaCTACCATCACTTGAAAATCAGCATTAATAtcatcaaataaaatatataacatGTTATcaataagttaaaaattaaaattattctaATAAATTATCAGAAAATAAACTATAATACTCATGTGATAAGTCTTTAATATTATTAGAAAAATCAGACTCTTTTTTAAAAAACGTCGACGAAATAGAAGCTTCCTCTCTACTGCGTTCGAGTATTTCTCTAATTCTCTTCTCTGCGTTGTGCGTTGTTCAAAATTTAaagcattttttttaaaatcggTTGTGTCTCGAATCTCGATTAAATCGGATCGACCGATTTCCGAGTAATttaaggtagtgtttgttttgaggtactgagacagagactgagagactgagagactgagacttagtatcgtgtttgttagttcagaaattggtactaaaatttctgtctctgtctctaaaatttcagtatttcagtacctctaaaaagtaggaacacaggggactgaaatttttagagatggagactgaaactttaataacattttatatttaaaatactttcatttcaattaattaattccaattttactctttgtgcaaattaaattagagtttcattcttgtttcaattcctgtctcctattttgcaccaaacagaatactgagatttatttcaatccttgtctcttagtctctgtctctcagtctcagtctttctgtctctgtctctccaccaaacgctacctaacagTTCTGGGTCAATTTTTGGAGGaggtaattttttttgttgtccGAATCGCTACGGTCATTAGTTTTCAATTTGATTGATTTGATCAACCTGTTGGAACTGATTTTCAAAACTTTGCTTTTACAGGCACTTATGTTAATNNNNNNNNNNNNNNNNNNNNNNNNNNNNNNNNNNNNNNNNNNNNNCCTCCCGGCTCTTAAAGTCTAGAGAATTGTTTTGTTTTTCTATGCACGTTCTCTCTTTAATTTGGGATGTTTCAAGTTTCAACCGTCGCTTTAACGTCCTCAACAGACTATGGCCCACCCCAAAAGATTCTCTAAACTCTAGTATGCCTTTGCCTTTCTCATCATATGTGAGGTGGCtcaatgtcatcttttcattcaTATTCCATTCTTCTAAATTAGacacttattaaaaaaaattaaattattccaacatgtaaaaaataaaaattataaaataatttaaaatatttaactaAACTACTTAANNNNNNNNNGAtggtcaaaaataataaattttgatagttTTGATTTCTAGCATTTTTTCTTAAATTAATGATAAATGaaagtttaaaaaaatatatatatcacttTGGGTTATAATATAAATCCGTCTACATACGAAACGTTTCCACAACCACACCTCTTTCTTAAATACCAAATCCAAACACTAGAATTGTTGTGAAGAATCAATGGATGATTCATCTTCTTCGAGAGGCAAAAAAGACCAAGAAATAATaacaaatgatgatgatgaagatgaggaaAGTGGATGGACCTCTTATTTTGAAGATTTCTCATCAAGAAgcatagaagaagaagaacacaATAATAAGAACAGTTACTGTGATGGTGGATCCTCTTTGCTCTCAGATGCTGCTTCTTCTGCTGCTGCTGCATGGAACAACAAATtctctcatcatcatcatgattATTCAGTAGTAGATGCTGCACCAAAAAAACTATGTTTCAAGAAAGCGATTAAACGACGAGCCAAACAGATTTCTCATGACGATCCTTTGGAGGACACTGCTAGCTCCCCAGTCAATAGCCCCaaggtatttatttatttatttctcttttttctttctttttttatttacacTATAATATATATAATGATTATGTGTAGGTAAGGGACTTGAATTCAACTGAAATTATTTCAAGCAAGATTATTGATGGTTCTACTTGTATGGTAAGTTGACCTACCTGGACTATATAATCCTGATAAGAATGCTTTTAATTTCTCATTTGATATCATGATCATGATATGTTAGGAAAAGGAATTCAAATCATCATCAGAGCATAATTCAGAGTTGCAGAGatatgatgataataataatgaggAGGTAAATTTGAATGGGAATAAGAGCATTGAGTGCACAACAGATTTGAAGAAGAGGGGTCTCTGCCTTGTTCCTTTCTCCATGTTGGTTAATTATTTGGGATAGATGCCAAATAGTTTCTATGGCCAAACTCATATGCAGGATTGTTTGTGCAAAGTTGTTAGTTGAGAactattagataataatttagttaaacatgttaaattatttaaagattcTCAACTAATTACTTTTCGTAAAAACAACTGCAACCTTTCNNNNNNNNNNNNNNNNNNNNNNNNNNNNNNNNNNNNNNNNNATATATATGGCTGAAGAAAGATACCTATATACATACATGGGATGATATAACAATGATGTGATAATTTGTGCTATACGACCAATTGTTGATGATAGCAATATAGCATGttgatatataatatttcttTTTTCGGTTATCAAGCTTgtgatttaattttgatttattaatttatttatgagaAAATGCTAAATTAGATAGTGTTTTCAGCTTTAATTTTCTCCATATGGATACCTAATCACTCAATATATATTGTTAGACAAAGTAGCTTTAAACGCTCTTTAGCTTTAAGTAATTAAAAAATGTTGTACtcgtttttttttaattaaacaaatcttaattttcaattttttatattttatattaataatttaaacttAAAAGAAAAACTAGCTAATAAGATTATAAAAGTAAAAGCTTAAGGAGAATTTCACTCTACTTTTTTTTTCATAACGTTAGCATTCGCATTGTTATATTATAAAAAAGGTTAATAACATTAAGGATAGTAAATATATAGAAGAttatatttgaattaataataacGAGGAAAATAGGCGGATGGTCTATTACAACAAATATTGAAATAAACTAAGGAAAAGTCTAGAGGGtcagcaacttttgtattttttggccaacacttaaccatcaaaagaaaagtacTTGATTTTTCACCATTGAATGTAATCTATGgttacaaaataccaaaattgCTGACCCCTAGCATTTCTCATAAACTAAATGTATATGGATTCTATGAAAAATTAATGCAAGATGGAGAAGATAGAAAGAATACTATTCTTGATGATAATGGTGATGAGttcaagtagaaaaagccagagAGAGTTGGTGTATAGTATGAAGTAGAATGAACCAGGTGGGtcatataaaatttatataaatccAAAAATATGAGAGATTTTTGTGTGAATTGTTAGAGATaattatttatgaatttttttgtgaaaaaaaattagtataaataaaaagataaataaaacatatgcAAAATTTATATAAATCCAAAAAGATCAGAGACTTTTGTGTGAATTGTTAGAGATAATTATCTATGAATCTCCTGTGTTTAATTTCCAAAATCCTAAATATCTGTATGCAGTTGAAAACCATGCATAAGGAGTCTCCCAAACGGTTTAAATTTGATTGTGGTCTTCACTGGTGTAATCTGATCTTGTCCAAAATGTTCTGCTTATTGGATTTCAAGTTCGTACATATGTTATTATGATGGTTATGTCTATAAAAGTTGTATAGATTGTTTGGCATTCTTTTTTAAACATATAATATTTTATATGTTAGAAATGTAAATGAATACAAAACCGTTTGGGTATATTCTTGTTTGGCGCTTCTTGTTTATGTCCAATTTTGATTATAANNNNNNNNNNNNNNNNNNNNNNNNNNNtttatattttattaaatttttatttttttaattgagttccaataaatttagtaaaactatCAAAAGTAACCGATATTATGAATATAAAATTTAGTTAGTAAAATTTAAGTTCAGTTAGAAAATTCTCCTTTATTAAAAGTTAGTTACAAGTTTGTTAGAAGGTTAGTCCATCTGAATCAATTTTGTTAAGAGTTGTTGTTAAGCTCTGAGCGTTGATATATATGGGTGTACTTAGTTAACAATAATAATTCAATAGaaaattcttctcttttcttttttttcatatttctttctttcttctatcATCTTCATCATTTTAATATATTACAAAAAATTCATTAAATATCAgcagatttattaaaaaaatatgctGATAATCTATTTATTATTGAATTTAGCGACAGAAAAATTCTGACGgtataaattttattgataattATTTACCGTCAGATTTTTCGTTTGCTATTAATTACCATAAAAAAAATCCGCTGATAATTTTAACCGTCATGTTTATTCTTCGGTAAATCCGACGATAACATGctattaactaataattaaataatagcaCGATAAATTTGTCAGTAaacttgaattttaattttttttaacaattcgATCCATCCGATCCAATTTCAAATAACAATTTTAAACAAAATCAAATATCCTAAAATGCAGCGTGCACTAATTTGGGTCACCGACGGATTTATTCGTCAAAAAATTTTATGATAATCTTTGCAccaattttttctcttttttctctaatTATTATTAGCGAATTTACCGTCGAAAAATCGAATCTGATGAGAACATTTTTATGCGACAAATTTACCGATAAATTTACTGATAAACTTACTGTTAATGTCCAGGACGATATTTAACATTTTTCTTATAGTGATAATAGAAGAATTAAACCATAATTAAATGACAGATGTACCTATATATTTTCCGTTACACTGTTTGTATAGTTTATTATTAACAATACACAtatattgatatatatatatatatatatatatatagatgcaNNNNNNNNNNNNNNATGTACATGTGTTCATCTCCCTATTAATATCTTTTTATATGGTCATCTCCCTAGTTAATCTAGTCATTAGATTCAACTTCACATCTTGTAATAGATTCTATAAAAAGTTTGTATAACTTCAAATAGTTTTTAATGATAAAATTATTCATACTAAAATGTAAAAAAGAAATTACCCGTATAGTTCAATACATTTATGAATACATTAAGCTAGAGATGACAACTACTAGTCAAGCATTTCCATCATCTTTTTTAAACAATGATAGAGAGAATAAATAATACATTTTTAAAATGTAAAAGTAAGTTAAAATTACATTCTTATTGTTATTAACTTTATCTTGAATTTGACACAATTAAATACATTATAATAGTAGTATAcaccaaaaaaaaatacatatgtaATAGATAATTTTC contains the following coding sequences:
- the LOC107634278 gene encoding uncharacterized protein LOC107634278 translates to MDDSSSSRGKKDQEIITNDDDEDEESGWTSYFEDFSSRSIEEEEHNNKNSYCDGGSSLLSDAASSAAAAWNNKFSHHHHDYSVVDAAPKKLCFKKAIKRRAKQISHDDPLEDTASSPVNSPKVRDLNSTEIISSKIIDGSTCMEKEFKSSSEHNSELQRYDDNNNEEVNLNGNKSIECTTDLKKRGLCLVPFSMLVNYLG